In Deltaproteobacteria bacterium, the following are encoded in one genomic region:
- a CDS encoding sigma-70 family RNA polymerase sigma factor: protein MAKQALKSKPIVGKLKEIVRRGSSSPAPKAPSAQKLTKKELESLKKRDELIAQHMPYAASIASRVYQSLSSVVEYDEVLCSARLGLLEASKRYDAAMGVDFKTFAYYRIKGAIYDGLRKAGWIPRTLYTKLKFEEAANDYLQFMSHNAEQTGIPFDPSEHEISETVNSLASIYIISLDSSDDIDVEDTHAPNMEKNVELRQIRLHMRDAINSLPPVEKKLVKMYYFQNKTLEEVGEELNLSKSWTSRLHARALSLLLKQVKVKGENPNGEEENGGEENL from the coding sequence ATGGCAAAGCAGGCTCTGAAGTCAAAACCGATCGTTGGTAAGCTCAAGGAAATTGTGCGACGTGGTTCTTCCTCTCCCGCACCCAAAGCCCCGTCTGCACAAAAGTTGACCAAGAAAGAGCTCGAGTCTTTGAAAAAAAGGGATGAACTGATTGCACAACATATGCCTTACGCCGCATCGATAGCCAGCCGAGTTTATCAAAGTCTTTCCTCCGTGGTGGAATATGATGAAGTTTTGTGCTCGGCACGTTTGGGTTTGCTTGAAGCTTCCAAACGTTATGATGCCGCCATGGGTGTCGATTTTAAAACGTTTGCCTATTACCGTATCAAAGGAGCTATCTATGACGGGCTTCGCAAAGCAGGCTGGATTCCGCGCACTCTTTATACCAAATTGAAATTTGAAGAAGCCGCCAATGATTATCTTCAATTCATGTCTCACAATGCAGAACAAACGGGTATTCCTTTTGATCCAAGCGAGCATGAAATTTCCGAAACCGTAAATAGTTTGGCTTCAATCTATATTATTTCTCTGGATTCCTCTGATGATATTGATGTGGAAGATACCCATGCGCCGAATATGGAAAAGAATGTGGAACTGCGCCAGATTCGTCTTCATATGCGCGACGCCATCAATTCGCTTCCTCCTGTCGAAAAGAAATTGGTAAAAATGTATTACTTCCAGAATAAAACGTTGGAAGAAGTGGGCGAAGAACTCAACCTTTCCAAATCGTGGACCTCCCGCTTACACGCGCGAGCACTCAGTTTGTTGCTTAAACAAGTCAAAGTAAAAGGGGAAAATCCAAATGGGGAAGAAGAGAACGGGGGCGAGGAGAATTTATGA